Proteins encoded within one genomic window of Spirulina major PCC 6313:
- a CDS encoding glycosyltransferase produces the protein MRVLHVIPSLSPLRGGPTAVALNFGRELRAQGVEVEICTTNDHGPAVLPVPLGERVEYEGVPVWFFPRFNVPLQRLSLGGDRSFLFSIPWTRWLWENLPRYDVLDTHYLFAYGSTAAATIAHLRHVPYTMRTMGQLAPWALAQSRKKKQVYSALIERRSLNHAALVHCTTPGEAADVRNFGITAKTAILPLGVTPGAEIPDAAAKLRQTYAIPDDRPIILFLSRIHYKKRPDLLLNAVARLGDRTPYHVLLAGEFHSPDYAAELTAQVQRLGLSDRVTFTGLVTGWDKELVLQGSDLFVLPSFAENFAIAVAEAMAAGLPVVITPEVQIAPDVDQAGAGRVIPGTVEDLAACLAELLSNPEQCHNQGEQGKQWARSHYHWPTITQHLITHYHTALQSPGF, from the coding sequence ATGCGGGTGCTCCATGTAATCCCCTCGTTGTCGCCCCTGCGTGGGGGGCCGACGGCAGTAGCGTTGAATTTTGGGCGGGAGTTGCGGGCCCAAGGGGTGGAGGTGGAAATCTGCACGACAAATGACCACGGGCCCGCTGTGCTGCCGGTTCCCTTGGGGGAGCGGGTGGAGTATGAGGGGGTTCCGGTGTGGTTTTTTCCGCGTTTTAATGTGCCGTTGCAGCGGTTGTCTTTGGGGGGCGATCGCAGCTTCCTCTTTTCCATTCCCTGGACGCGCTGGCTCTGGGAAAATTTACCCCGCTACGATGTCCTCGATACCCATTACCTTTTCGCCTACGGGTCAACGGCTGCCGCCACGATCGCCCACCTTCGTCACGTACCCTACACGATGCGCACCATGGGCCAGCTTGCCCCCTGGGCCTTGGCTCAAAGTCGCAAAAAAAAGCAGGTGTACAGTGCGCTGATCGAACGGCGATCGCTCAACCATGCCGCTCTCGTCCATTGCACCACCCCCGGAGAAGCGGCAGATGTGCGCAACTTTGGGATCACCGCCAAAACGGCGATTCTTCCTTTGGGGGTAACGCCAGGGGCAGAGATTCCCGATGCGGCGGCGAAATTGCGCCAAACCTACGCCATTCCCGACGATCGCCCGATTATTCTTTTTCTCTCCCGAATTCACTACAAAAAACGCCCGGATCTCCTCCTCAATGCCGTGGCGCGGTTGGGCGATCGCACCCCCTACCATGTCCTCCTCGCGGGGGAATTCCACAGCCCCGATTATGCCGCCGAACTCACCGCCCAAGTTCAACGGTTAGGATTGAGCGATCGCGTCACCTTCACCGGCCTCGTGACGGGATGGGATAAAGAATTAGTCTTGCAAGGGTCGGATCTCTTCGTCTTGCCCTCCTTTGCGGAGAATTTTGCGATCGCCGTCGCCGAAGCCATGGCCGCCGGGCTGCCGGTGGTGATTACCCCAGAAGTGCAGATCGCGCCGGATGTGGACCAGGCCGGAGCGGGTCGGGTCATTCCCGGCACAGTGGAGGATTTAGCCGCCTGTTTAGCGGAGTTGTTGAGCAATCCTGAGCAATGCCACAACCAAGGCGAACAGGGGAAACAATGGGCGCGATCGCACTACCACTGGCCCACCATCACCCAACACCTGATCACCCACTATCACACCGCCCTGCAATCCCCAGGGTTTTAA